In Dama dama isolate Ldn47 chromosome 20, ASM3311817v1, whole genome shotgun sequence, a single window of DNA contains:
- the TACSTD2 gene encoding tumor-associated calcium signal transducer 2, translating into MARGPGLALPSPWLLVLAAVIGHAAAQNQCVCPTNKMTVCDQRDLSGRCQCRVLGSNQAVNCSTLTSKCLLLKARVRASHSGRALVRPSEHAIVDNDGLYDPDCDQQGRFKARQCNQTSVCWCVNSVGVRRTDKGDLSLQCDELVRTYHILIDLRHRPDAPAFNRSDLDAELRQLFQQRYLLQPKFVRAVHYEHPTIQIELRQNSSQKVAGEVDIGDAAYYFERDVKGESLFLGPRDLNLRVGGHPLVLEQMLIYYLDEKPPQFSMKRLTGGLIAVIVVVVLAVVAGVAVLVITNRRKSGKYKKVEIKELGEMRQKPSL; encoded by the coding sequence ATGGCCCGGGGCCCGGGCCTCGCGCTGCCGTCGCCGTGGCTCCTGGTGCTGGCGGCGGTGATCGGCCACGCGGCCGCGCAGAACCAGTGCGTGTGCCCCACCAACAAGATGACCGTGTGCGACCAGCGCGACCTGAGCGGCCGCTGCCAGTGCCGCGTGCTCGGCTCGAACCAGGCGGTCAACTGCTCCACGCTCACGTCCAAGTGCCTGCTGCTCAAGGCGCGCGTGCGCGCCTCCCACAGCGGCCGCGCGCTGGTGCGGCCGAGCGAGCACGCGATCGTGGACAACGACGGCCTGTACGACCCGGACTGCGACCAGCAGGGGCGCTTCAAGGCGCGCCAGTGCAACCAGACGTCGGTGTGCTGGTGCGTGAACTCGGTGGGCGTGCGCCGCACCGACAAGGGCGACCTGAGCCTGCAGTGCGACGAGCTAGTGCGCACCTACCACATCCTCATTGACCTGCGCCACCGCCCGGACGCCCCCGCCTTCAACCGCTCGGACCTGGACGCCGAGCTGCGGCAGCTCTTCCAGCAGCGCTACCTGCTGCAGCCCAAGTTCGTGAGGGCCGTGCACTATGAGCACCCCACCATCCAGATCGAGCTGCGCCAGAACTCGTCGCAGAAGGTCGCCGGCGAGGTGGACATCGGCGACGCCGCGTACTACTTCGAGAGGGACGTCAAGGGCGAGTCGCTGTTCCTAGGCCCCCGCGACCTCAACTTGCGCGTGGGCGGACACCCCCTGGTCCTGGAGCAGATGCTCATCTACTACCTGGACGAGAAGCCCCCCCAGTTCTCCATGAAGCGCCTCACCGGCGGCCTCATCGCCGTCATCGTGGTGGTCGTGCTGGCGGTGGTCGCCGGCGTGGCCGTCCTGGTGATCACCAATAGGAGGAAGTCGGGGAAGTACAAGAAGGTGGAGATCAAGGAACTGGGGGAGATGAGACAGAAACCGAGCTTGTAG